Proteins co-encoded in one Bacillus sp. FSL H8-0547 genomic window:
- a CDS encoding nucleotide pyrophosphohydrolase, whose amino-acid sequence MSQKTMKDLQKEVDEYIGQFKEGYFSPLAMMARLTEEMGELAREINHTYGEKPKKDTEKEKKIEEEAGDILFVLICLANSLQIDLEEAHDLVMKKFTTRDKDRWTKKES is encoded by the coding sequence ATGAGCCAAAAGACAATGAAAGACCTTCAAAAAGAAGTAGATGAGTACATCGGCCAGTTTAAAGAGGGATATTTCAGCCCGCTTGCGATGATGGCAAGGCTGACCGAAGAAATGGGAGAGCTTGCAAGGGAAATAAACCATACATACGGCGAAAAGCCGAAAAAGGATACAGAAAAAGAAAAGAAGATTGAAGAGGAAGCGGGAGATATTCTGTTTGTGCTGATCTGCCTTGCTAATTCTCTTCAAATCGATCTTGAAGAAGCGCATGATCTTGTCATGAAAAAATTCACAACAAGAGATAAAGACCGCTGGACAAAAAAAGAGTCATAA
- the dapB gene encoding 4-hydroxy-tetrahydrodipicolinate reductase yields MEQIKVVIAGPRGRMGREAVKLAEETPHFTLVGAVDHKFGGQTLKEAGDFKSEALIYTDIEACFQETKPDVLIDLTTPEIGKIHTKKALEYGVRPVVGTTGFSDADLKELEQLTEEKGIGAIIAPNFAIGAILMMKFSQMAAKYFADVEILEMHHDQKLDAPSGTGLKTAEMISAVREEKEQGHPDEKEILDGARGANYKGIHVHSIRLPGLVAHQEVLFGGDGQTLSIRHDSFNRASFMSGVKLCVEQVMKLDLLVYGLENLID; encoded by the coding sequence ATGGAACAGATTAAAGTTGTCATTGCAGGACCAAGAGGAAGAATGGGGAGAGAAGCGGTTAAGCTTGCTGAAGAAACGCCGCATTTTACTCTGGTAGGGGCAGTTGATCATAAATTCGGAGGTCAAACGCTTAAAGAAGCCGGTGATTTCAAAAGCGAAGCCCTTATTTATACGGATATAGAAGCATGCTTTCAGGAAACAAAGCCTGATGTGCTTATTGATTTAACCACACCTGAGATCGGGAAGATTCATACGAAGAAAGCTCTTGAATACGGGGTAAGGCCTGTAGTCGGCACAACGGGTTTTTCGGATGCTGACCTGAAAGAACTCGAGCAGCTGACAGAAGAAAAAGGCATCGGCGCCATTATTGCCCCAAACTTTGCAATCGGCGCAATCTTAATGATGAAATTTTCACAAATGGCCGCCAAGTATTTTGCGGATGTAGAAATTCTTGAGATGCACCACGATCAAAAGCTGGATGCACCTTCCGGGACGGGTTTGAAAACGGCAGAAATGATTTCTGCTGTCAGAGAAGAGAAAGAACAGGGCCATCCGGATGAGAAAGAGATATTAGATGGAGCCCGCGGTGCCAACTATAAAGGGATTCACGTGCACAGCATCCGTCTTCCGGGGCTTGTTGCCCATCAGGAAGTTCTGTTCGGGGGAGACGGACAGACACTTTCGATCCGCCACGATTCATTTAACCGCGCATCATTTATGTCGGGGGTAAAACTGTGCGTGGAACAGGTAATGAAGCTGGATCTTCTTGTATACGGCCTTGAAAATTTAATCGACTAA
- the mgsA gene encoding methylglyoxal synthase: protein MNIALIAHDKKKNDLIQFALAYKGILGKHKLYATGTTGLKVTEATGLEIHRFQSGPLGGDQEIGACIANNAMDMVIFFRDPLTAQPHEPDVSALIRLCDVYAVPLATNMGTAEILIHGLERGDLKWRAIVNDKEIEDDYGKE from the coding sequence ATGAATATCGCACTCATAGCTCATGATAAGAAAAAAAATGACCTTATTCAGTTTGCACTGGCCTACAAAGGCATCCTTGGAAAACATAAACTCTATGCGACCGGAACTACAGGTTTAAAAGTAACAGAGGCGACGGGCCTTGAAATACACAGATTCCAGTCCGGGCCGCTTGGCGGTGATCAGGAAATTGGCGCATGCATCGCAAACAATGCAATGGACATGGTCATTTTCTTCCGTGATCCCCTGACTGCCCAGCCTCATGAGCCTGATGTGTCCGCTTTAATCCGTCTGTGTGATGTTTATGCAGTTCCGCTTGCGACGAATATGGGAACAGCGGAAATTCTGATTCATGGACTGGAGCGCGGTGATTTGAAATGGAGAGCAATAGTAAATGACAAAGAAATTGAAGATGACTATGGAAAAGAATAA
- the bshB1 gene encoding bacillithiol biosynthesis deacetylase BshB1, giving the protein MTKKLKMTMEKNNLDILAFGAHPDDAEIGMGGTLAKYAEQGYRVGICDLTEAELSSNGTVALRKKEAQLASDILGLQERIFLDLPDRGLYMNQQYIDKIITVIRQYKPKLVFAPWFQDRHPDHGNCAKLVEEASFSAGVKNVRDSKSQAHHRVSRVYFYMINGFHKPDFVVDVTGTMEKKRLSLNAYESQFVKGESSVDTPLTNGYIESVESRERLFGKEAGVTYAEGFFSRSPLLLDKDLLGEHL; this is encoded by the coding sequence ATGACAAAGAAATTGAAGATGACTATGGAAAAGAATAACCTTGATATCCTTGCATTCGGAGCTCATCCCGATGATGCCGAAATCGGGATGGGGGGAACTCTCGCTAAATACGCAGAGCAGGGGTACAGAGTGGGAATCTGCGATTTAACGGAGGCAGAACTTTCTTCAAACGGAACAGTTGCCCTCAGGAAAAAAGAAGCGCAGCTTGCTTCAGACATACTGGGTCTGCAGGAACGGATTTTCCTGGACCTCCCTGACAGGGGACTTTATATGAACCAACAATACATAGATAAGATCATAACGGTTATCAGGCAGTATAAACCTAAGCTCGTATTTGCACCCTGGTTTCAGGACCGTCATCCGGATCACGGGAATTGTGCAAAGCTTGTAGAGGAAGCAAGCTTTTCTGCAGGTGTAAAAAATGTCCGTGATTCAAAATCACAGGCTCATCACAGAGTAAGCCGCGTCTATTTTTATATGATCAACGGTTTTCACAAACCTGATTTTGTCGTTGATGTGACCGGTACGATGGAGAAAAAGCGATTGAGTCTGAATGCGTACGAAAGCCAGTTCGTTAAAGGGGAATCATCCGTTGATACTCCTCTTACGAACGGATACATAGAAAGTGTCGAGAGCCGTGAGCGGCTGTTTGGGAAAGAAGCGGGAGTTACTTATGCAGAGGGATTTTTCTCAAGGTCACCTCTATTGCTTGATAAGGACCTGCTCGGTGAACACCTATGA